One window of the Anopheles cruzii chromosome 2, idAnoCruzAS_RS32_06, whole genome shotgun sequence genome contains the following:
- the LOC128277332 gene encoding uncharacterized protein LOC128277332 isoform X2, whose protein sequence is MSGDLESAKKTIRVGSRKSELALIQTKHVIALLQKLHPDVVYEIHTMTTVGDRVLNKSLPKIGEKSLFTKDLEDALRTGGVDFVVHSLKDLPTALPLGMAIGAVLEREDPRDALVLNERHRGRTLATLPRGSVIGTSSLRRSAQLSRYHRHLVVNDIRGNLNTRLAKLDAESSKFAGIILAQAGLVRMGWNQRIDQVIEPDEILYAVGQGALAVECRSNDSYILAMLAKLCHLETQCRILTERSFLRTLGGGCSAPVAVRTVLKRQNGSQQEGGDATADGTRKRSSNESDDSTFQLHVEGAVWSLDGKTEIRSSSECELDLSAPGHNEETPPKKLKLTESDSVLDSGNGKANNEAKGSPAGCPISHQEGKRKSPEIIADSDVLLLPGCSKDGSRLNLSKFIDIHGELFKKCPYSSELTKIVSEAKKADSNGNNLEGESKPRKTEEPDLCPSARFPVGQEVMGDCPFVSTEEKVDLLLAGAIGAGCPMAKPKPVEKNEQAVDKGVIDGEEPSVATPADKCPFLAAKVLDYNENLDGRHLGPEPKLEDNSDLLFCGMHRMSSIKQTVFERCEKLGYDLAHDLIARGALAVMKCAQNEIHSKV, encoded by the coding sequence ATACAATGACCACGGTTGGCGATCGTGTGCTTAACAAGTCGCTGCCGAAGATTGGTGAAAAGTCGCTTTTCACCAAGGACCTCGAGGACGCCCTTCGGACCGGAGGCGTCGACTTCGTCGTACACTCACTGAAGGATCTCCCGACGGCTCTGCCGCTTGGAATGGCTATCGGTGCGGTGTTGGAACGGGAAGATCCGCGAGATGCACTCGTTCTTAACGAACGACACCGGGGGCGTACGTTAGCCACTCTTCCGCGGGGTTCTGTCATCGGAACGTCCTCGTTACGGCGGTCGGCCCAACTCTCCCGTTACCACCGCCATCTGGTCGTGAACGATATTCGAGGTAATCTCAACACGCGGCTTGCCAAGCTGGACGCAGAGTCGTCAAAGTTTGCGGGCATAATCCTGGCGCAAGCTGGCCTTGTGCGGATGGGTTGGAACCAGCGGATAGATCAAGTGATCGAACCAGATGAGATTTTGTACGCCGTTGGGCAGGGTGCGTTGGCCGTTGAGTGCCGCTCGAACGATTCGTACATTCTGGCGATGTTGGCCAAGCTGTGTCATCTCGAAACGCAGTGTCGAATTCTGACCGAACGCAGCTTCCTGCGGACACTCGGTGGGGGCTGTAGTGCTCCGGTGGCGGTTCGGACGGTGCTGAAGCGTCAGAATGGAAGTCAGCAGGAGGGGGGCGATGCAACGGCGGATGGAACACGAAAACGATCATCGAACGAGAGCGACGATTCTACATTCCAACTGCACGTCGAAGGTGCCGTATGGAGTCTCGATGGTAAAACCGAAATACGGTCAAGTAGCGAGTGTGAACTGGATCTGTCAGCTCCAGGTCACAATGAAGAAACGCCACCGAAGAAGCTCAAACTAACGGAATCGGACTCGGTGCTGGATAGTGGCAACGGAAAGGCGAACAATGAGGCGAAAGGCAGCCCAGCTGGGTGTCCGATCAGTCACCAagaagggaaaagaaaaagtccTGAAATCATCGCCGACAGCGACGTATTGTTGCTGCCTGGATGCTCCAAAGATGGTTCGCGCTTGAATTTAAGCAAGTTCATTGACATCCATGGCGAGCTGTTTAAAAAGTGTCCTTACTCGTCGGAACTGACGAAGATTGTGTCGGAAGCGAAGAAGGCCGATAGCAACGGGAACAATCTCGAGGGAGAATCAAAACCGCGGAAAACAGAAGAACCAGATTTGTGTCCCAGTGCGCGGTTCCCGGTTGGCCAGGAGGTCATGGGTGACTGTCCGTTCGTTAGCACCGAAGAAAAGGTGGATCTGCTGCTGGCAGGTGCGATAGGTGCCGGCTGTCCGATGGCCAAACCGAAGCCAGTGGAGAAAAACGAACAGGCGGTCGACAAGGGTGTCATCGATGGAGAGGAGCCAAGTGTAGCGACACCGGCGGACAAATGCCCATTTCTGGCAGCCAAAGTGCTGGATTACAACGAAAATCTCGACGGGAGACATCTCGGGCCGGAACCGAAGCTGGAGGACAATAGCGACCTGTTGTTCTGCGGAATGCACCGGATGTCTTCCATCAAGCAGACCGTTTTCGAACGGTGTGAAAAGCTTGGTTACGATCTGGCCCATGACCTCATTGCGAGAGGTGCGCTAGCGGT